Proteins from one bacterium genomic window:
- the purR gene encoding pur operon repressor — protein MRRLRRGDRMVAIAHRLFQEPHKLFSLGTFMDALGAAKSTISEDVAALRQVCDLLELGRIETLAGAAGGVRYAPFCTPAQIRGLAEDLAGRLRDPARILPGGFLYTTDLLSLPTLIGRLGDAFATFFADRRPDVVLSVEVKGIPLALMTARAFNVPLVTIRRGGRVTEGSSVTVNYVSGSSRTVQSMTLPLRAVPPGARALFVDDFLRGGGTARGVYDLMRECQADVVGIGVLIEAVQPREKLVDGYVSVLTFDGVDESQGTVRIAPSRWALGQMADVTGR, from the coding sequence GTGAGGCGGCTGCGGCGAGGCGACCGCATGGTGGCGATCGCCCACCGCCTCTTCCAAGAGCCGCACAAGCTCTTTTCGCTTGGCACGTTCATGGACGCGCTCGGCGCGGCCAAGTCCACGATCAGCGAGGACGTCGCCGCGCTACGGCAGGTGTGCGACCTGCTTGAGCTCGGTCGGATCGAGACACTCGCCGGTGCTGCGGGGGGTGTGCGATACGCACCCTTCTGCACCCCGGCGCAGATCCGCGGGCTCGCCGAGGACCTCGCCGGCCGACTCCGCGACCCCGCGCGGATTCTCCCAGGCGGGTTCCTCTACACGACCGACCTGCTCTCTTTGCCCACGCTGATCGGGCGACTCGGCGACGCGTTCGCGACGTTTTTCGCGGACCGCCGGCCGGACGTGGTGCTCTCGGTGGAGGTCAAGGGGATCCCACTCGCCCTGATGACAGCGCGCGCGTTCAACGTCCCGCTCGTGACGATCCGCCGCGGCGGGCGCGTCACCGAAGGATCGTCCGTGACGGTCAACTACGTTTCCGGGTCGTCCCGAACGGTTCAGTCGATGACGCTGCCGCTCCGCGCAGTGCCACCCGGCGCGAGGGCGCTGTTCGTCGACGATTTTCTCCGGGGCGGTGGGACCGCGCGCGGCGTGTACGATCTGATGCGCGAGTGCCAGGCGGACGTTGTCGGCATTGGGGTATTGATCGAGGCCGTCCAGCCACGGGAAAAACTGGTTGATGGATACGTGTCGGTGCTGACGTTCGATGGCGTGGACGAGAGCCAGGGGACCGTCCGGATCGCTCCGAGCCGGTGGGCGCTCGGACAGATGGCCGATGTAACCGGTCGGTGA